In Castanea sativa cultivar Marrone di Chiusa Pesio chromosome 6, ASM4071231v1, a single window of DNA contains:
- the LOC142640564 gene encoding uncharacterized protein LOC142640564 isoform X2: MPSRLRTKKTKRTKSSKKMKNTTNKPTYHSPPNSQLQGIQGNEKEVDVGDQYVLVGEEEVLVGEEEIKEGFYSVSAVSLLISAGDSQMEEASNGKIEDTQKVEYQEENVEVVSLVEIANGKLEETQKVEPQAEFKEVAIEDFGEVKAVDESVTEILIDENSESVDQTYDGSDSGLRTSNFDKEEKSSEVVDSGKYEEEEKVVSHSVADYVVPIVEELDENLVGLESKENEEKIPLSLEKSNGISPVKENEEVKEIEETKLPSSDENDGSYEVAKETTLPALEEDGKVPEVVKKGIEETELQASDVSVAEASTGVYESSKEDANDSLQPLANAPAVDTSNAGEESKKTEIPESTGNPHIISVSQRPLQPTSWRSCCGLFEVLRRSDR, from the exons ATGCCTTCAAGGttaagaacaaagaaaacaaaacgaACAAAATCCagtaagaaaatgaaaaacactaCAAATAAGCCCACCTACCATTCTCCACCTAATTCTCAACTCCAAG GTATCCAAGGGAATGAGAAAGAAGTTGATGTTGGTGATCAGTATGTTTTAGTTGGAGAAGAGGAAGTTTTAGTTGGAGAAGAGGAAATAAAAGAAGGGTTTTATTCTGTATCTGCTGTATCATTATTGATTTCTGCAGGGGATAGTCAAATGGAGGAAGCTTCAAATGGCAAAATAGAAGACACCCAGAAAGTGGAATATCAGGAAGAGAATGTGGAGGTGGTAAGTTTGGTTGAAATTGCAAATGGGAAATTAGAGGAGACTCAGAAAGTGGAACCACAAGCCGAGTTTAAGGAGGTGGCAATTGAGGATTTTGGGGAGGTCAAAGCTGTGGATGAATCCGTTACAGAAATTCTTATTGATGAGAATTCCGAGTCTGTGGATCAAACATATGATGGCAGTGATTCGGGTTTGAGAACTAGCAATTTTGACAAAGAGGAGAAGAGTTCTGAGGTGGTTGATTCAGGAAAGTATGAGGAAGAGGAGAAAGTGGTTTCTCACTCAGTTGCTGACTATGTTGTGCCTATTGTAGAAGAACTGGATGAGAATTTGGTCGGATTGGAATCAAAGGAAAACGAGGAGAAAATTCCACTATCTTTAGAGAAGAGTAATGGGATTTCTCCGGTTAAGGAAAACGAGGAGGTGAAGGAGATTGAGGAAACAAAACTGCCATCTTCAGATGAGAATGATGGTTCTTATGAGGTTGCAAAAGAAACAACATTGCCGGCCTTGGAAGAGGATGGGAAAGTTCCCGAGGTGGTGAAAAAGGGAATTGAGGAAACAGAATTGCAGGCATCAGATGTGAGTGTTGCAGAGGCATCAACTGGTGTTTATGAGTCATCAAAGGAAGATGCTAACGATTCATTGCAGCCATTGGCTAATGCTCCAGCTGTTGACACAAGTAATGCTGGTGAAGAGAGCAAAAAGACTGAGATTCCTGAAAGCACAGGAAATCCG CATATTATATCAGTGTCTCAACGCCCCCTGCAACCAACTTCTTGGAGGAGTTGCTGTGGACTTTTTGAAGTTCTACGCCGCTCTGATAGATAA
- the LOC142640564 gene encoding uncharacterized protein LOC142640564 isoform X1, translating into MPSRLRTKKTKRTKSSKKMKNTTNKPTYHSPPNSQLQDCYVGIQGNEKEVDVGDQYVLVGEEEVLVGEEEIKEGFYSVSAVSLLISAGDSQMEEASNGKIEDTQKVEYQEENVEVVSLVEIANGKLEETQKVEPQAEFKEVAIEDFGEVKAVDESVTEILIDENSESVDQTYDGSDSGLRTSNFDKEEKSSEVVDSGKYEEEEKVVSHSVADYVVPIVEELDENLVGLESKENEEKIPLSLEKSNGISPVKENEEVKEIEETKLPSSDENDGSYEVAKETTLPALEEDGKVPEVVKKGIEETELQASDVSVAEASTGVYESSKEDANDSLQPLANAPAVDTSNAGEESKKTEIPESTGNPHIISVSQRPLQPTSWRSCCGLFEVLRRSDR; encoded by the exons ATGCCTTCAAGGttaagaacaaagaaaacaaaacgaACAAAATCCagtaagaaaatgaaaaacactaCAAATAAGCCCACCTACCATTCTCCACCTAATTCTCAACTCCAAG ACTGTTATGTAGGTATCCAAGGGAATGAGAAAGAAGTTGATGTTGGTGATCAGTATGTTTTAGTTGGAGAAGAGGAAGTTTTAGTTGGAGAAGAGGAAATAAAAGAAGGGTTTTATTCTGTATCTGCTGTATCATTATTGATTTCTGCAGGGGATAGTCAAATGGAGGAAGCTTCAAATGGCAAAATAGAAGACACCCAGAAAGTGGAATATCAGGAAGAGAATGTGGAGGTGGTAAGTTTGGTTGAAATTGCAAATGGGAAATTAGAGGAGACTCAGAAAGTGGAACCACAAGCCGAGTTTAAGGAGGTGGCAATTGAGGATTTTGGGGAGGTCAAAGCTGTGGATGAATCCGTTACAGAAATTCTTATTGATGAGAATTCCGAGTCTGTGGATCAAACATATGATGGCAGTGATTCGGGTTTGAGAACTAGCAATTTTGACAAAGAGGAGAAGAGTTCTGAGGTGGTTGATTCAGGAAAGTATGAGGAAGAGGAGAAAGTGGTTTCTCACTCAGTTGCTGACTATGTTGTGCCTATTGTAGAAGAACTGGATGAGAATTTGGTCGGATTGGAATCAAAGGAAAACGAGGAGAAAATTCCACTATCTTTAGAGAAGAGTAATGGGATTTCTCCGGTTAAGGAAAACGAGGAGGTGAAGGAGATTGAGGAAACAAAACTGCCATCTTCAGATGAGAATGATGGTTCTTATGAGGTTGCAAAAGAAACAACATTGCCGGCCTTGGAAGAGGATGGGAAAGTTCCCGAGGTGGTGAAAAAGGGAATTGAGGAAACAGAATTGCAGGCATCAGATGTGAGTGTTGCAGAGGCATCAACTGGTGTTTATGAGTCATCAAAGGAAGATGCTAACGATTCATTGCAGCCATTGGCTAATGCTCCAGCTGTTGACACAAGTAATGCTGGTGAAGAGAGCAAAAAGACTGAGATTCCTGAAAGCACAGGAAATCCG CATATTATATCAGTGTCTCAACGCCCCCTGCAACCAACTTCTTGGAGGAGTTGCTGTGGACTTTTTGAAGTTCTACGCCGCTCTGATAGATAA
- the LOC142638173 gene encoding uncharacterized protein LOC142638173 produces MATNKPNRTQNPNPVPIPPLTPTRVSPKVIHKAVNALLKWQNTNPNSLTQKPQLLHHKDEFFYLILTLKKIPSQPNSTNPHKIQLPHTLLSPHLPPELCLIIDDRPHSNLNKASAKSKIDSEQIPISKVLKLSELKSDFRSFEAKRKLCDSYDMFFADKRVVTLLSGLLGKPFSKKKKAPVPLDLKHNNWKEQVEKACSSALLFLGTGTCCVVKVARVSMEQNEIVENVVAAINGISEVVPRKWGGIRSLHLKLLESLALPLYQSEPEERLMIEGVKEEEEVKEKGMKGERVGMQKDGNIGEVLVEDELGIDEGEDNENGEILGSKKRKKGDKGEGVVSGELKGLRKSATVKNKDDLTENIDGLFAVPGKKQDGGIKKRKVGLALEDGNSGEKKDKRKKSGEMEVRAKKGKKATE; encoded by the coding sequence ATGGCCACCAACAAACCCAACcgaacccaaaacccaaatccagTCCCAATCCCACCTCTGACTCCCACCAGGGTGAGCCCCAAGGTTATCCATAAAGCCGTGAATGCTCTTCTCAAATGGCAAAACACCAACCCCAACTCCCTCACCCAAAAACCCCAACTCCTTCATCACAAAGATGAGTTTTTCTACCTCATTCTCACCCTCAAGAAAATCCCATCTCAACCTAATAGCACAAACCCACACAAAATCCAACTCCCACATACCCTTCTCTCCCCACACCTCCCACCTGAGCTCTGTCTCATAATTGATGATCGTCCACACTCCAATCTCAACAAAGCCTCTGCCAAATCCAAAATCGATTCTGAACAAATACCCATCTCGAAAGTCCTCAAATTGTCCGAGTTGAAATCAGATTTTCGTTCCTTTGAGGCCAAGAGGAAGCTCTGCGATTCCTATGACATGTTCTTTGCTGACAAAAGGGTTGTGACCCTTTTGTCTGGTTTGTTGGGGAAGCCTTTTTCTAAGAAGAAGAAGGCTCCGGTGCCGTTGGATTTGAAGCACAACAATTGGAAGGAGCAGGTTGAGAAGGCGTGTTCTTCGGCGTTGTTGTTTTTGGGGACTGGAACTTGTTGTGTGGTGAAGGTGGCAAGGGTGAGTATGGAACAAAATGAGATTGTGGAGAATGTGGTGGCGGCGATTAATGGGATTTCGGAGGTTGTCCCGAGGAAGTGGGGTGGTATAAGGTCATTGCATTTGAAGCTGCTTGAGTCGTTGGCTTTGCCACTGTATCAGTCAGAGCCGGAGGAGAGGTTGATGATTGAGGGAGttaaggaggaggaggaggtgaaGGAAAAGGGGATGAAGGGTGAGAGAGTCGGAATGCAGAAGGATGGGAATATAGGTGAGGTGTTAGTTGAAGATGAATTGGGAATTGATGAAGGTGAGGATAATGAGAATGGTGAAATATTGGGTAGTAAGAAGAGGAAAAAGGGAGATAAGGGTGAAGGAGTGGTTTCTGGTGAATTGAAAGGCTTGAGGAAGTCGGCTACGGTGAAGAATAAAGATGATCTTACGGAGAATATAGATGGGTTGTTCGCTGTGCCGGGGAAGAAGCAAGATGGTGgtataaagaaaaggaaggttgGGTTGGCTTTGGAAGATGGGAATTCTGGTGAAAAGAAGGATAAGAGAAAGAAGAGTGGAGAAATGGAGGTGAGGGCGAAGAAAGGCAAGAAAGCAACAGAGTAA